One Orcinus orca chromosome 7, mOrcOrc1.1, whole genome shotgun sequence genomic window carries:
- the LOC125965042 gene encoding PRAME family member 12-like: MPHVGPLQAELETLDALFAQKLCPRKCKLQVQDLQDTGQNFWSMWSGAILPALSHCSQLRSFSLCGNLLSMAVMEKMLLHTTGLPCLSQEFYPVPQDNDSPQGVLLKGRLAQLGAELFEILRDLSQPKTICLSLSPCPHYDDDICNPMVPIIYCCNTHV, encoded by the exons ATGCCTCATGTGGGGCCCCTACAAGCAGAACTGGAAACACTTGATGCCCTTTTTGCTCAGAAGCTTTGCCCCAG GAAGTGCAAACTTCAGGTGCAGGATTTACAGGATACTGGCCAGAACTTCTGGAGCATGTGGTCTGGA GCCATCCTGCCTGCCCTGAGCCATTGCTCCCAGCTCAGGTCCTTCAGCCTGTGTGGGAACCTCCTCTCCATGGCTGTCATGGAGAAGATGCTGCTACATACCACTGGGCTGCCCTGTTTAAGTCAAGAGTTTTATCCTGTCCCTCAGGATAATGATAGCCCTCAGGGTGTTCTGCTCAAAGGGAGACTTGCGCAGCTTGGGGCTGAGCTGTTTGAGATTCTGAGAGACTTATCACAGCCCAAGACCATCTGCCTTAGCCTCAGCCCCTGTCCTCACTATGATGATGACATATGCAATCCCATGGTGCCCATTATATACTGCTGTAATACTCATGTCTAG